A single genomic interval of Blattabacterium sp. (Nauphoeta cinerea) harbors:
- a CDS encoding valine--tRNA ligase encodes MDISIKYDPKSVEKKIYHYWMKKNHFSSYPDDRVPYAIVMPPPNVTGALHIGHMLNNTIQDVLIRYARMKGYNACWIPGTDHASIATEAKVVHYLKKRGLSKFFLGREKFLCHVMEWTKKHKNIIFDQLKKLGCSCDWNRTQFTMSPKLSQSVTKVFIDLYNEGYIYRGYHVVNWDPDAQTTLSDEEVSYKEHVGELYYLKYKIKGEENYVTVATTRPETIFGDTAICFHPNDQRYDHLKGKYVKIPIINRYIPIIQDSYVDPNFGTGCLKITPAHDIHDKNIADKHKLEIINVFNQNATLNEKGLHYQGMDRFKARKKILEELNKLEVLKNIEKYNHKIGFSERTSSVVEQRLSLQWFLKMKKISLPAIEAVKNGDIKFYPNKFRKTYLKWMSEIRDWNISRQLWWGHRIPVYYYGTKLNDFVVAENLDKALEKARCKSQNIHLNYNEIWQDPDVLDTWFSSWLLPLSVFDGIHHPYNHEICYYYPTEEIVTGSDILFFWIARMIMSGFLLKNYKPFKRVYFTGIVRDYKNNKISKSLNNSPNPIDLINKYGADAVRIGLMIKNNAGKDFHFDEKICLQGRNFSNKIWNAFRLIQGWKVAKNQNIPDYSLLAIKWFKNRFYYILNVFEKYFREYKLNESLMVLYKFIWYDFCSYFLEIIKPIYGNKYIPEMVYLNVIQFFENILKLLHPYMPFISEEIWNIIKNRKPKEALIISTWPEMRSYDYDILVSFGKAIEIISEIRNIRNQNRISCQKSLVLFSIRKKEAKEYDSIILKLANLYKIIPVSKEPKNVPFFPFFLDKDQFFLSLDQKKCYNKDMVKIENKIQYFYNLLSIIRKNLSNNRYVTSVPKDLLLKERKKENDTLNKIARLKEYLKYLKKVR; translated from the coding sequence ATGGATATTTCAATCAAATATGATCCAAAATCTGTAGAGAAAAAAATATATCATTATTGGATGAAAAAAAATCATTTTTCGTCTTATCCGGATGATAGGGTCCCTTATGCTATAGTGATGCCTCCTCCAAATGTAACTGGAGCTCTTCATATAGGACATATGCTTAATAATACTATACAAGATGTTTTAATTAGATACGCTAGAATGAAAGGATATAATGCTTGTTGGATTCCTGGCACGGATCATGCATCCATTGCTACAGAAGCTAAAGTTGTTCATTATTTAAAAAAAAGAGGATTATCTAAATTTTTTTTAGGAAGAGAGAAGTTTTTGTGTCATGTAATGGAATGGACTAAAAAACATAAAAACATTATTTTTGATCAACTTAAGAAATTGGGATGTTCCTGTGATTGGAATCGTACTCAATTTACGATGAGTCCAAAATTATCTCAGTCTGTAACGAAAGTTTTTATCGATTTATATAATGAAGGATATATATATAGGGGGTATCATGTTGTGAATTGGGATCCAGATGCTCAAACTACTCTTTCTGATGAAGAAGTATCCTATAAAGAACATGTTGGAGAACTTTATTATTTAAAATATAAAATAAAAGGAGAAGAAAATTATGTGACTGTAGCAACAACTCGTCCAGAAACTATATTTGGTGATACAGCAATTTGTTTTCATCCAAATGATCAACGTTATGATCATCTGAAAGGAAAATATGTTAAGATTCCAATAATTAATAGATATATTCCAATTATACAAGATTCATATGTAGATCCAAATTTTGGAACTGGATGTTTAAAAATCACTCCAGCTCATGACATACATGATAAAAATATAGCAGACAAACATAAATTAGAAATAATTAACGTTTTCAATCAAAATGCGACTTTAAATGAAAAAGGGCTTCATTATCAAGGGATGGATCGTTTTAAAGCAAGAAAAAAAATTCTGGAAGAACTTAATAAATTAGAAGTTTTAAAAAATATAGAAAAATATAATCATAAAATAGGTTTTTCTGAACGGACTTCATCAGTAGTTGAACAAAGACTATCACTTCAATGGTTTTTAAAAATGAAAAAAATATCTCTTCCTGCTATAGAAGCTGTAAAAAATGGAGATATTAAGTTTTATCCCAATAAATTTCGTAAAACTTATTTAAAATGGATGAGTGAAATTCGTGATTGGAACATATCTAGACAATTGTGGTGGGGACATCGTATTCCTGTTTATTATTATGGGACTAAACTTAATGATTTTGTAGTAGCGGAAAATTTAGATAAAGCATTAGAAAAAGCAAGATGTAAAAGTCAAAATATACATTTAAATTATAATGAAATATGGCAAGATCCGGATGTTTTAGATACTTGGTTTTCTTCTTGGTTATTGCCTTTATCTGTATTTGATGGAATTCATCATCCTTATAATCATGAAATTTGTTATTATTATCCTACTGAAGAAATAGTAACAGGTTCAGATATATTATTTTTTTGGATTGCACGTATGATTATGTCTGGTTTTTTATTAAAGAATTATAAACCCTTTAAAAGGGTTTATTTTACTGGAATTGTAAGAGATTATAAGAATAATAAAATATCAAAATCATTAAACAACTCTCCAAATCCTATAGATTTAATTAATAAATATGGTGCAGATGCTGTTCGTATAGGTCTTATGATTAAAAATAACGCTGGAAAAGATTTTCATTTTGATGAGAAGATATGTTTACAAGGAAGAAATTTTTCCAATAAAATATGGAATGCTTTTCGTTTAATTCAAGGTTGGAAAGTAGCAAAGAATCAGAACATTCCTGATTATTCTTTGCTGGCTATTAAGTGGTTCAAAAATCGTTTTTATTATATTTTGAATGTTTTTGAAAAATATTTTAGAGAATATAAATTGAATGAATCATTAATGGTTTTGTATAAGTTTATTTGGTATGATTTTTGTTCTTATTTTCTTGAAATTATTAAACCCATTTATGGAAATAAATATATACCAGAAATGGTATATTTAAATGTTATTCAATTTTTTGAAAATATATTGAAATTATTACATCCATATATGCCCTTTATTTCGGAAGAAATTTGGAATATTATTAAAAACAGAAAACCGAAAGAAGCTCTCATTATTTCTACTTGGCCTGAAATGAGATCTTATGATTATGATATTTTAGTCTCTTTCGGAAAAGCTATTGAAATCATATCTGAAATACGCAATATTAGAAATCAAAATCGTATATCTTGTCAAAAAAGTCTTGTCTTATTTTCTATAAGAAAAAAAGAAGCAAAAGAATATGATTCTATTATATTAAAGTTGGCTAATTTATATAAAATAATTCCTGTTTCAAAAGAACCTAAAAATGTTCCATTTTTTCCTTTTTTCTTAGATAAAGATCAATTTTTTTTATCCTTAGATCAAAAAAAATGTTATAACAAGGATATGGTTAAAATTGAAAATAAAATTCAATATTTTTATAATTTATTGTCCATTATTAGAAAAAATTTATCTAATAATAGATATGTGACTTCTGTTCCTAAGGATTTACTTTTAAAGGAAAGAAAAAAAGAAAATGATACATTAAATAAAATTGCTAGACTCAAAGAATATTTAAAATACTTAAAAAAAGTAAGATAA
- a CDS encoding YgcG family protein, which produces MKKIIQSISIILIYFCSNFMQGQFYIPEVPKKIYPVQDYAGVLSKKQVEKLNQKLISYSKITSTEILVSIIQDLHGEDPNLLASRWGEKWKIGQYHENNGIIILLSIYDRKISIQNGYGIEPYMTDFLTMEIIEKIKPFLKNNFYYKAIDYGTQEIFKILKDKDKYKKNKNKKNFSIWNLLTNISVFLIMFFLFYFFLIKKTTNSSFSSLLSALFLTNFLFRNQNSDHNDDNFDGFGGGGNFGGGGSSSSW; this is translated from the coding sequence ATGAAAAAAATAATACAGTCTATTTCTATTATTTTGATTTATTTTTGTTCAAATTTTATGCAGGGACAATTTTATATCCCTGAAGTACCAAAAAAAATATATCCTGTACAGGATTATGCAGGGGTTTTGTCTAAAAAACAAGTGGAAAAATTAAATCAAAAACTTATTTCATATTCTAAAATTACATCAACAGAAATTTTAGTTTCCATTATTCAGGATCTTCATGGCGAAGATCCAAATCTATTGGCTTCACGATGGGGGGAAAAATGGAAAATTGGGCAATATCATGAAAATAATGGAATAATTATATTATTATCCATTTATGATAGAAAAATATCTATACAAAACGGATATGGAATAGAACCTTATATGACCGATTTTTTAACTATGGAGATTATTGAAAAAATAAAACCTTTTCTAAAAAATAATTTTTATTATAAAGCTATAGATTATGGAACTCAAGAAATATTCAAAATATTAAAGGATAAAGATAAATATAAAAAAAACAAAAATAAAAAAAATTTTTCCATATGGAATTTATTAACCAACATTAGTGTTTTTTTAATTATGTTTTTTTTATTTTATTTTTTTTTGATAAAAAAAACAACAAATTCTTCATTTTCTTCATTATTAAGTGCTTTGTTTTTAACAAATTTTTTATTTAGAAATCAAAATTCTGATCATAATGATGACAATTTTGATGGATTTGGCGGGGGGGGGAATTTTGGAGGAGGAGGGAGTAGTAGTAGTTGGTAA
- a CDS encoding LemA family protein gives MKKSFIISISFVLIFIFITILWIANTYNHLVKLNENIKTQWGQLENVYQRRTDLIPNLVNTVKGSANFEKNTLNQIIDARAKATSISINRNDLNQNQINKFQQAQNHLNDSVSRLLLIVENYPNLKSTQNFYELQNQLEGTENRINVERNRFNEEVNNFNTYRNQFPKIIIANFFSQFQEKGYFQSKIGSKKSPIIDFSS, from the coding sequence ATGAAAAAAAGTTTTATAATATCTATTTCTTTTGTTTTGATTTTTATATTCATAACTATATTATGGATAGCTAATACATACAATCATTTAGTCAAACTTAACGAAAATATTAAAACACAATGGGGGCAATTAGAAAATGTTTATCAACGTAGAACTGATTTAATTCCAAATTTAGTAAATACAGTCAAAGGGTCTGCAAATTTTGAAAAAAATACATTAAATCAGATTATAGATGCCAGAGCAAAAGCTACTTCTATTTCCATAAATAGAAATGATTTAAATCAAAATCAAATAAATAAATTTCAACAAGCCCAAAATCATTTAAATGATTCTGTTAGTAGATTACTCTTAATTGTAGAAAATTACCCTAATCTTAAATCAACACAAAATTTTTATGAATTACAAAATCAATTAGAAGGAACAGAAAACCGTATCAATGTAGAAAGAAATCGTTTTAATGAAGAAGTGAATAATTTCAATACTTATAGAAATCAGTTTCCCAAAATTATAATTGCAAACTTTTTTTCTCAATTTCAAGAAAAAGGATATTTCCAATCTAAAATAGGATCAAAAAAGTCTCCAATTATAGATTTTTCTAGCTGA
- the ndk gene encoding nucleoside-diphosphate kinase — translation MIDHMFGKITLSIIKPDAVQKGYIIPILSKIVNEGFHIIAIKMTKLSKKSAKKFYAEHKKKLFFESLVKFMSSGPIVSVMLEKKNAVRDFRILIGDTNPEYAKKGTIRNLYATSLEKNAIHGSDSNQNAFQECLFYFSNREIFFKKICK, via the coding sequence ATGATTGATCATATGTTTGGAAAAATCACTCTTTCTATTATAAAGCCCGATGCGGTACAAAAAGGATATATTATACCTATATTATCTAAAATAGTAAATGAAGGATTTCATATTATAGCGATAAAAATGACAAAACTTTCTAAAAAATCAGCTAAAAAATTTTATGCAGAACATAAAAAAAAGTTATTTTTCGAATCTTTAGTAAAATTTATGTCTTCTGGACCAATTGTATCTGTCATGCTAGAAAAAAAAAATGCGGTAAGAGATTTTAGAATTTTAATAGGAGATACAAATCCAGAATATGCAAAAAAAGGAACTATACGAAATTTATATGCTACCTCTTTAGAAAAAAATGCTATACATGGATCTGATAGCAATCAAAATGCTTTTCAAGAATGTTTATTTTATTTTTCTAATAGAGAAATTTTTTTTAAAAAGATTTGTAAATAA
- a CDS encoding thiamine pyrophosphate-dependent enzyme has product MNYNNKKHCDDEEIDFDSFQRMVLSDYKLARISRETSILGRKEVLNGRAKFGIFGDGKEIPQLAMAKIFKNGDYRSGYYRDQTFMMAIGVLTVKSFFSQLYAHSDLEAEPVSSGRMMTSHFGTRFLNEDGNWKNLIKQKNSSADISSTAAQMPRLLGLAQASKIYKKLKNLKETHKIFSHNGNEVAFGTIGNASISEGLFWETLNAASVLQIPIIISIWDDEYGISVPNKYQFSKRNISDILSGFHRNQKEKGIEIIRVNGSNYIDLTKTYIKADKIARDEHVPVVIHVTHLTQPQGHSTSSSHERYKSKERIEWEMNHDGIKKFRDWILSFRFKIDPKNCYKIANVHSLDKIDVEAKEYVKNEKEKAWKGFIEPIIKIKNEVMSILYKMQDNYTEKKWIKKYIRELHDTTKNYPTKKSIFRIARKAAYLLSESQFHSRNFLIKWINKKYYEEQKNYSSHLYSVSEKSSVRITEVFPIYNHDNSEEVDGRIVLRENFDKLLEFHPDLLIFGEDVGKIGDVNQGLEGLQKKYGKIRVFDTGIRESTIMGQGIGLAMRGLRPIVEIQYIDYILYALQIMSDDLACLQYRTRGGQKAPVIIRTRGHRLEGIWHSGSPMGGIINYLRGILVLVPRNMVKAAGFYNTLLSGDDPALVVECLNGYRIKEKLPKNLGLFRTPIGIVEITRKGKDITIVTYGSTWRVVSEAAEELSKINIDPEIIDIQSLLPFDLQKDIVKSLQKTNRLLIIDEDVPGGASAYILQKILEEQNGYYYLDSPPMTITAQEHRPPYGSDGDYFSKPSVENIIEKVLKIMHDN; this is encoded by the coding sequence ATGAATTACAACAATAAAAAACATTGTGATGATGAGGAAATTGATTTTGATTCATTTCAAAGAATGGTTTTAAGTGATTACAAATTAGCACGAATTAGTCGTGAAACTAGTATTTTAGGTCGTAAAGAAGTTTTGAATGGAAGAGCGAAATTTGGAATATTTGGAGATGGAAAAGAAATTCCTCAATTAGCTATGGCAAAAATTTTTAAAAACGGAGATTATCGATCTGGATATTATCGAGATCAAACGTTTATGATGGCTATTGGAGTTTTAACTGTAAAAAGTTTTTTTTCGCAATTATACGCACATTCAGACTTAGAAGCAGAGCCTGTTTCGTCTGGTAGAATGATGACGTCTCATTTTGGGACACGTTTTTTAAATGAAGATGGAAATTGGAAAAATCTTATTAAACAAAAAAATTCTAGTGCGGATATCTCTTCTACTGCTGCTCAAATGCCTAGATTATTAGGATTGGCTCAAGCTTCTAAGATTTATAAAAAATTAAAAAATTTAAAAGAAACACATAAAATATTTTCTCATAACGGAAATGAGGTGGCATTTGGAACTATTGGGAATGCTAGTATTTCTGAAGGATTATTTTGGGAAACATTGAATGCGGCTTCAGTATTACAAATACCAATTATCATTTCTATTTGGGATGACGAGTATGGAATATCTGTTCCAAATAAGTATCAATTTTCAAAACGAAATATTAGCGATATTTTGTCGGGTTTTCATAGAAATCAAAAAGAAAAAGGAATAGAAATTATTCGTGTTAATGGATCTAATTACATAGATCTTACAAAAACATATATTAAAGCAGACAAAATAGCTCGTGATGAACATGTTCCTGTAGTTATACATGTAACCCATTTAACACAACCTCAAGGACATTCTACCTCTTCTTCACATGAAAGATATAAATCAAAAGAACGTATAGAATGGGAAATGAATCATGATGGAATCAAAAAATTTAGAGACTGGATTTTAAGTTTTAGATTTAAAATCGATCCAAAAAATTGTTATAAAATAGCTAATGTTCATTCTTTAGATAAAATAGATGTAGAAGCTAAAGAATATGTTAAAAATGAAAAAGAAAAAGCTTGGAAAGGATTTATAGAACCTATTATAAAAATTAAAAATGAAGTAATGAGCATTTTATACAAAATGCAAGATAACTATACGGAAAAAAAATGGATAAAAAAATATATTAGAGAATTACATGATACAACTAAAAATTATCCTACAAAAAAATCAATATTTCGTATTGCTAGAAAAGCAGCATATCTTTTATCAGAATCCCAATTTCATTCAAGAAATTTTTTGATAAAATGGATAAATAAAAAATATTATGAAGAACAAAAAAATTATTCTTCACATTTATATAGTGTTTCTGAAAAATCTTCTGTAAGAATAACAGAAGTTTTTCCTATATATAATCATGATAATTCTGAAGAGGTAGATGGGAGAATTGTACTAAGAGAAAATTTTGATAAGTTGTTGGAATTCCATCCTGATCTTTTAATTTTTGGAGAAGATGTAGGAAAGATAGGAGATGTCAATCAAGGATTAGAAGGTCTACAAAAAAAATATGGTAAAATTCGTGTTTTTGATACAGGAATACGTGAATCAACTATTATGGGCCAAGGAATAGGATTGGCGATGCGAGGTCTTCGTCCTATAGTTGAAATTCAATATATAGATTATATCTTATATGCTCTGCAAATTATGAGTGACGATTTAGCATGTTTACAATACAGAACAAGAGGAGGACAAAAAGCTCCTGTTATTATTAGGACGAGAGGACATCGTTTGGAGGGAATATGGCATTCTGGTTCTCCAATGGGTGGAATTATCAATTATTTGAGAGGAATTTTAGTGCTAGTCCCTAGAAATATGGTAAAAGCGGCAGGATTTTATAATACCTTATTATCTGGAGATGATCCCGCTTTAGTTGTTGAATGCCTAAATGGATACAGAATTAAAGAAAAATTGCCTAAAAATTTAGGTTTATTTAGAACGCCTATTGGAATAGTAGAAATAACTAGGAAAGGAAAAGATATTACTATAGTCACTTATGGATCTACATGGAGAGTGGTTAGTGAAGCAGCTGAAGAATTATCTAAAATTAATATAGATCCTGAAATAATCGATATTCAATCTTTATTACCCTTTGATTTACAAAAAGATATTGTGAAAAGTTTGCAAAAAACCAATAGATTGTTGATTATAGATGAAGATGTACCAGGAGGTGCTTCTGCTTATATATTACAGAAAATATTAGAAGAACAAAATGGATATTATTATTTAGATAGTCCGCCTATGACGATTACAGCTCAAGAACATCGCCCCCCCTATGGATCCGATGGGGATTATTTTTCAAAACCTTCTGTTGAAAATATTATAGAAAAAGTATTAAAAATAATGCATGATAATTAG
- a CDS encoding branched-chain amino acid aminotransferase, with protein MKIEKTLHSRIVKMDFNNIDFGNQYSDHMFCSEFKNGKWKNSIIKPFGKIMFSPISLVFHYGQAVFEGMKAYKDKNEEVFLFRPEENFKRMNRSAARLEMPSIPENIFMNGLKKLIDIDRDWIPKKYGQSLYIRPFLIATNGVLSAKPSKDYMFIIISTPADTYYKHPLKVKIEEKYSRSSSGGVGFTKAAGNYASSFYPTRLANEKGFDQILWTDSSTHTMIEESGTMNVFFYLKNKLITPKANDNILSGVTCNSILSIAKKEGFFVEERNLSVSEIIKGLQTGELKEAFGCGTAVVINYFKTISYQKNDFGLPNLAKEKRISLFLKKKLLDIQHNLSEDPFKWRVPLKRYS; from the coding sequence ATGAAAATAGAAAAAACCTTACATTCTAGAATTGTAAAAATGGATTTCAACAATATTGATTTTGGAAATCAGTATTCGGATCATATGTTTTGTTCTGAGTTCAAGAATGGAAAATGGAAAAATTCTATTATTAAGCCTTTTGGAAAGATAATGTTTTCTCCTATATCTCTTGTTTTTCATTATGGACAAGCTGTTTTCGAAGGGATGAAAGCTTACAAAGATAAAAACGAAGAAGTTTTCTTATTTCGTCCAGAAGAAAATTTTAAAAGAATGAATAGATCTGCTGCTCGTTTGGAAATGCCATCCATACCAGAAAATATTTTTATGAATGGATTAAAAAAATTAATAGATATAGATCGAGATTGGATCCCCAAAAAATATGGTCAATCTTTATACATTCGTCCTTTTCTAATTGCTACAAATGGAGTTTTATCAGCTAAGCCTTCTAAAGATTATATGTTTATAATTATATCTACCCCTGCGGACACCTATTACAAACATCCCTTAAAAGTTAAAATAGAAGAAAAATATAGTCGTTCCTCGTCAGGAGGTGTGGGATTTACTAAAGCTGCTGGGAATTATGCATCTTCTTTTTATCCGACTCGATTAGCTAATGAAAAAGGATTTGATCAAATATTATGGACAGATTCTTCTACACACACAATGATAGAAGAATCCGGTACGATGAACGTTTTTTTTTATTTAAAAAATAAACTTATAACGCCAAAAGCAAATGATAATATATTGAGTGGGGTTACCTGCAACAGTATTCTTTCTATAGCTAAAAAAGAAGGCTTCTTTGTGGAAGAAAGAAATTTAAGTGTTTCAGAAATTATAAAGGGATTACAAACCGGTGAATTAAAAGAAGCTTTTGGTTGTGGAACTGCAGTCGTTATAAATTATTTTAAAACAATTAGTTATCAAAAAAATGATTTTGGGTTGCCGAATCTTGCAAAAGAAAAAAGAATATCTCTTTTTCTAAAGAAAAAATTATTAGATATACAACATAATTTATCAGAAGATCCTTTTAAATGGAGAGTTCCATTAAAAAGATATTCATAA
- the argS gene encoding arginine--tRNA ligase, with amino-acid sequence MNDHLQSIEKIVIESIFVLYKIKSCPELDFQYTKKEYPGDITLVLFSLSKKLKKPVEKIGKDIGNYVQNKLKGLIQFSIIRGFLNFIFEDDYYIYLLKKMLNTNFYDLKYPTKKIMVEYSSPNTNKPLHLGHIRNSLIGASLAEILKMVGHEIIRTQIINDRGIHICKSMIAWKRFGKGKTPDSAKMKGDHFVGKYYSLFDKISCKEIQELDNKSSKEDYNQYSILNQARELLKKWELGDSEIRNTWRTMNQWVYNGFEETYKKLGIHFDKIEYESDIYKMGKEIVKKGLKKGIFFQKKDGSIWIDLTKEGFDQKLLLRSDQTSVYITQDIGTAVERFKKYNIDQIIYIVGKEQDYHFQVLFNILKRLGYIWVNKLFHLSYEMVYLPSGRMKSREGNIVDADSIILEMYSIAKKNFSNKFIKKEEQKQSSEILGLGALKYFFLKIDPRKKIIFHPEKSIDFKGKTGTYIQYTYSRIRSLERKFLNLCPLLNYHWSNIKFDIHEKNMIKILQKYPLVLKKSAIQLNPSLIANYIYEVSKIFNHLYQYKRLIDPLNVIHSNICMNIIHVTGNVLKSGMNLLGIKMLDRI; translated from the coding sequence ATGAATGATCATCTTCAATCTATAGAAAAAATAGTTATAGAATCCATATTTGTTTTATATAAAATAAAATCTTGCCCTGAATTGGATTTTCAATATACTAAAAAAGAATATCCAGGAGATATTACTTTGGTTTTATTTTCATTATCTAAAAAACTTAAAAAACCTGTAGAAAAAATAGGAAAAGATATAGGAAATTATGTGCAAAATAAACTAAAAGGATTAATTCAATTCTCTATTATTAGAGGTTTTTTAAATTTTATTTTCGAAGATGATTATTATATTTATCTTCTGAAAAAAATGTTAAATACAAATTTTTATGATTTGAAATATCCTACTAAAAAAATAATGGTAGAATATTCTTCTCCTAATACCAATAAACCCCTTCATTTAGGACATATTAGAAATAGTCTTATTGGAGCATCTCTAGCTGAAATATTAAAAATGGTTGGTCATGAAATAATAAGAACTCAAATTATTAATGATAGAGGAATACATATATGTAAATCTATGATAGCTTGGAAAAGATTTGGAAAAGGAAAAACTCCTGATAGTGCGAAAATGAAAGGGGATCATTTTGTAGGAAAGTATTATAGTTTATTTGATAAAATTTCTTGTAAAGAAATCCAAGAATTGGATAATAAATCTTCTAAAGAGGATTATAATCAATATTCAATATTAAATCAAGCTCGAGAATTATTGAAAAAATGGGAATTAGGAGATTCTGAAATTCGAAATACTTGGAGAACAATGAATCAATGGGTTTATAATGGGTTCGAAGAAACTTATAAAAAGTTAGGAATTCATTTTGATAAAATAGAGTATGAAAGTGATATTTATAAAATGGGAAAAGAAATTGTCAAAAAAGGTCTTAAAAAAGGGATTTTTTTTCAGAAAAAAGATGGATCAATTTGGATTGATTTAACCAAAGAAGGTTTTGATCAAAAACTTTTATTACGATCGGATCAAACTTCTGTATATATTACTCAGGATATTGGAACAGCTGTAGAACGTTTTAAAAAATATAATATAGACCAAATTATATACATCGTAGGAAAAGAACAAGATTATCATTTCCAAGTTCTTTTTAATATATTAAAACGTTTAGGATATATATGGGTCAATAAATTATTTCATTTGTCTTATGAAATGGTATATTTACCAAGTGGGAGGATGAAATCTAGGGAAGGAAATATTGTAGATGCCGATAGTATCATTCTAGAAATGTATTCTATTGCAAAAAAGAATTTTTCAAATAAATTTATAAAAAAAGAAGAACAAAAACAATCTTCTGAAATCCTAGGATTAGGAGCTTTGAAGTATTTTTTTCTAAAAATAGATCCAAGAAAAAAAATAATTTTTCATCCTGAAAAATCAATAGATTTTAAAGGAAAAACTGGTACGTATATTCAATATACTTATTCCCGAATTCGTTCTTTGGAACGAAAATTTTTAAATTTGTGTCCCTTACTTAATTATCATTGGTCAAATATAAAATTTGATATACATGAAAAAAATATGATCAAAATTCTTCAAAAATATCCATTAGTACTAAAAAAATCAGCAATACAATTAAACCCTTCTTTAATAGCAAACTATATTTATGAAGTATCTAAAATTTTCAATCATCTTTATCAATATAAAAGATTAATAGACCCTTTAAACGTAATTCATAGTAATATTTGTATGAATATTATTCATGTAACAGGGAATGTTTTAAAATCTGGGATGAATTTGTTGGGCATAAAAATGCTTGATCGCATATAA